A DNA window from Kitasatospora atroaurantiaca contains the following coding sequences:
- the hemE gene encoding uroporphyrinogen decarboxylase, which translates to MRQGAAYDSAFLRAARREPVPHTPVWFMRQAGRSLPEYLKVREGIPMLESCMRPELVKEITLQPVRRHKVDAAIFFSDIVVPLKAVGIDVDIKPGVGPVIADPIRSFEDLQRLRPLEPDDMPYITEAVGLLVDELGSTPLIGFAGAPFTLASYLVEGGPSKSHEKTKAMMYGEPELWAALVDRLADITAGFLKIQIEAGASAIQLFDSWVGALAPDDYRRSVMPASTKVFDAVAPYGVPRIHFGVGTGELLGLMGQAGADVVGVDWRVPLNVAAERVGPGKALQGNLDPAVLFAPTQAVETKAREVLHAAQALGDSGHIFNLGHGVMPSMDPDALTRLVAFVHEASAR; encoded by the coding sequence GTGCGCCAGGGCGCTGCGTACGACTCCGCCTTCCTGCGCGCCGCGCGCCGTGAGCCCGTGCCGCACACCCCCGTGTGGTTCATGCGCCAGGCCGGCCGCTCGCTGCCCGAGTACCTCAAGGTGCGCGAGGGCATCCCGATGCTCGAGTCCTGCATGCGGCCGGAACTCGTCAAGGAGATCACCCTGCAGCCGGTCCGCCGGCACAAGGTGGACGCGGCGATCTTCTTCAGCGACATCGTGGTGCCGCTGAAGGCGGTCGGCATCGACGTCGACATCAAGCCCGGCGTCGGCCCGGTGATCGCCGACCCGATCCGCTCCTTCGAGGACCTGCAGCGGCTGCGCCCGCTGGAGCCGGACGACATGCCGTACATCACGGAGGCCGTCGGCCTGCTGGTGGACGAGCTGGGCTCGACCCCGCTGATCGGCTTCGCCGGTGCCCCCTTCACGCTGGCCAGCTACCTGGTCGAGGGCGGCCCGTCCAAGAGCCACGAGAAGACCAAGGCCATGATGTACGGCGAGCCCGAGCTGTGGGCCGCGCTGGTCGACCGGCTCGCCGACATCACCGCGGGCTTCCTGAAGATCCAGATCGAGGCGGGCGCCTCGGCGATCCAGCTCTTCGACTCCTGGGTCGGCGCCCTCGCCCCCGACGACTACCGCCGCTCGGTGATGCCCGCCAGCACCAAGGTCTTCGACGCCGTCGCCCCGTACGGCGTGCCGCGGATCCACTTCGGCGTCGGCACCGGCGAGCTGCTCGGCCTGATGGGCCAGGCGGGCGCGGACGTGGTCGGCGTCGACTGGCGGGTGCCGCTGAACGTCGCCGCCGAGCGGGTCGGCCCCGGCAAGGCGCTGCAGGGCAACCTCGACCCGGCCGTGCTCTTCGCCCCCACCCAGGCGGTCGAGACCAAGGCCCGCGAGGTGCTGCACGCCGCCCAGGCGCTCGGCGACAGCGGCCACATCTTCAACCTCGGCCACGGCGTGATGCCGAGCATGGACCCGGACGCGCTGACCAGGCTCGTCGCGTTCGTGCACGAGGCCAGCGCGCGGTAG
- a CDS encoding isochorismatase family protein, with protein MTRALIVIDVQESFRARPLWETTSDPKVAEQVNRLVRLARRAGDLVVWVLHSEPGSGDVFDPALGHVRLMAELERRDEEPLIHKTSHNAFTTTNLQQLLTERGIRELTVCGIRTEQCVETTTRVASDLGYQVTFVTDATATHPIPHRDAPAGRSVAELLADPRTLSAEEVIRRTEYALAGRFATIATVDQLEAAAGLRA; from the coding sequence ATGACCCGAGCACTGATCGTCATCGATGTCCAGGAATCCTTCCGTGCCCGCCCGCTGTGGGAGACCACGTCGGACCCGAAGGTCGCCGAGCAGGTGAACCGTCTGGTCCGGCTCGCCCGCCGGGCCGGGGACCTGGTGGTGTGGGTACTGCACTCCGAGCCGGGCAGCGGCGACGTCTTCGACCCCGCACTCGGCCACGTCCGACTGATGGCGGAGCTGGAGCGCCGGGACGAGGAGCCGCTGATCCACAAGACCTCCCACAACGCCTTCACCACCACCAACCTGCAGCAACTCCTCACCGAGCGCGGCATCCGCGAGCTCACCGTCTGCGGCATCCGCACCGAGCAGTGCGTCGAGACCACCACGCGCGTCGCGAGCGACCTCGGCTACCAGGTCACCTTCGTCACCGACGCCACCGCGACGCACCCCATCCCGCACCGCGACGCCCCGGCCGGCCGGAGCGTCGCCGAACTGCTGGCCGACCCCCGCACCCTGAGCGCCGAGGAGGTCATCCGGCGTACCGAGTACGCCCTCGCCGGGCGCTTCGCCACCATCGCCACGGTCGACCAGCTGGAGGCCGCGGCCGGACTTCGGGCATGA